The Henckelia pumila isolate YLH828 chromosome 2, ASM3356847v2, whole genome shotgun sequence genome includes a window with the following:
- the LOC140877394 gene encoding uncharacterized protein yields the protein MARTETRLDSLETHVTNMGDVLQSMKTSIGQLANALKDNNGGQFPSNTEINPKEQCNVITLRSGKQASNEEDNRESKASDRTEKSAVEEKKVEEKESEPEPKPMYKPPLPYPQSFKKKTLDEQISKFLEIFKKLHINILFADSLLQMLNYAKFLKKVMSKKQKLEEFETVNLTEEYMEDDANMPLILGRPFLDTAEAKIDVKKGELSMGVDGEKIIFNVFKEANNPSMERVLMIDHAKRRKSCYKVERKVELPRENDPKVPQKKKRSQSTYKRVVEYVWRVKEKNKSSNKAEPG from the exons atggcgaggactgagactcgCCTTGATAGCTTGGAAACGCATGTGACCAATATGGGCGATGTGCTGCAATCTATGAAGACTAGTATTGGGCAGCTGGCGAATGCCTTGAAAGATAACAACGGAGGCCAGTTTCCAAGCAATACAGAgataaatcccaaggagcaatGCAATGTTATCACTTTAAGGAGTGGAAAACAAGCAAGTAATGAAGAAGACAACCGTGAGAGCAAGGCATCTGATAGAACTGAAAAATCTGcagttgaagagaagaaagttGAGGAGAAGGAGAGTGAacctgagccaaaaccgatgtacaaaccACCACTTCCATATCCGCAGAgtttcaagaagaagacattgGATGAGCAGATCTCAAAATTTCTtgagatcttcaagaaacttcaCATCAATATTTTGTTTGCCGATTCTTTGCTGCAAATGCTGAATTATGCTAAATTCTTGAAGAAAGTGATGTCTAAGAAGCAGAAGTTGGAGGAGTTCGAGACAGTGAACTTGACTGAAGAGT atatggaggatGATGCAAATATGCCATTGATTTTGGGGAGACCGTTCTTGGATACTGCTGAAGCGAAGATCGATGTCAAGAAAGGAGAATTGTCTATGGGTGTTGATGGTGAGAAGATAATTTTTAATGTCTTCAAAGAGGCTAACAATCCATCCATGGAGAGAGTACTGATGATCGATCATGCAAAAAGGAGGAAAAGTTGCTACAAAGTTGAAAGAAAAGTAGAATTGCCAAGAGAGAATGATCCGAAGGTGCCACAGAAGAAAAAAAGAAGTCAGAGTACGTACAAGAGGGTAgttgaatatgtttggagggtgaaagaaaAAAACAAATCCTCCAACAAAGCTGAACCGGGTTAA